Genomic window (Streptomyces sp. NBC_00078):
AAGAAGCAAGGTGCCATCGAGATCGAGGGCACTGTCGTCGAGTCTCTTCCGAACGCCATGTTCAAGGTCGAGCTCCAGAACGGCCACCAGGTCCTGGCACACATCAGCGGCAAGATGCGTATGCACTACATCCGCATCCTCCCTGACGACCGGGTCGTGGTGGAGTTGTCTCCGTACGACCTGACCCGTGGCCGGATCGTCTACCGCTACAAGTAGATCTTGCCCGCATCCCGTTTCGGCGGGGTGGTGGCACTGACCCGGAGAACCTCAATCCCATGAAGGTCAAGCCGAGCGTCAAGAAGATCTGCGACAAGTGCAGGGTGATCCGCCGTCACGGTCGGGTCATGGTCATCTGCGACAACCCGCGCCACAAGCAGCGCCAGGGCTGACGCACGATCGACCGTCCCTCTGCATCGACATCGCAGGGATTCGCGCGACGCGAGCTGAATTGTTCATACGCAGGACCCGGGCACCGAAGGTGCCTGACACCCCCGGTTCGGAGGCCGGGGACCCGGTTCGTACCTCGTACGGCGGCCGGGAACCGGTTCTGCGGAAGACCTCCGAGGATCAACTGGAGCCATTGAATGGCACGCGTTTCCGGTGTTGACATCCCGCGCGAAAAGCGTGTGGAGGTCGCCCTCACCTATGTGTTCGGCATCGGCCGGACTCTCTCGCAGGCGACGCTGGCAGCGACCGGCGTCGACCCGAACACCCGCGTCCGCGACCTCTCCGAGGAGCAGCTCGTCGCGATCCGCGAGTTCGTCGACAACAACATCAAGACCGAGGGTGACCTCCGTCGCGAGATCCAGGCCGACATCCGCCGCAAGGTCGAGATCGGCTGCTACCAGGGCCTGCGTCACCGTCGTGGTCTGCCGGTCCGCGGTCAGCGCACCAGCACGAACGCCCGTACCCGCAAGGGCCCGCGTCGCGCCATCGCCGGCAAGAAGAAGCCGGGCAAGAAGTAGTCCTCAGCGGACAACGCTTCACCAGCGGTCTTCGCTGTAGGACCGACCACCTCCCCGTAGGAGTTTGTAGATGCCCCCCAAGGGTCGTCAGGGCGCTGCCAAGAAGGTGCGCCGCAAGGAAAAGAAGAACGTCGCTCACGGTCACGCGCACATCAAGAGCACGTTCAACAACACGATCGTCTCCATCACGGACCCGTCGGGCAACGTGATCTCCTGGGCCTCCGCCGGCCACGTCGGCTTCAAGGGTTCCCGGAAGTCCACGCCGTTCGCCGCGCAGATGGCTGCCGAGTCGGCTGCCCGCCGCGCCCAGGAGCACGGCATGCGCAAGGTCGACGTGTTCGTGAAGGGCCCGGGTTCCGGTCGTGAGACCGCGA
Coding sequences:
- the infA gene encoding translation initiation factor IF-1; amino-acid sequence: MAKKQGAIEIEGTVVESLPNAMFKVELQNGHQVLAHISGKMRMHYIRILPDDRVVVELSPYDLTRGRIVYRYK
- the rpmJ gene encoding 50S ribosomal protein L36 produces the protein MKVKPSVKKICDKCRVIRRHGRVMVICDNPRHKQRQG
- the rpsM gene encoding 30S ribosomal protein S13, with the translated sequence MARVSGVDIPREKRVEVALTYVFGIGRTLSQATLAATGVDPNTRVRDLSEEQLVAIREFVDNNIKTEGDLRREIQADIRRKVEIGCYQGLRHRRGLPVRGQRTSTNARTRKGPRRAIAGKKKPGKK
- the rpsK gene encoding 30S ribosomal protein S11 encodes the protein MPPKGRQGAAKKVRRKEKKNVAHGHAHIKSTFNNTIVSITDPSGNVISWASAGHVGFKGSRKSTPFAAQMAAESAARRAQEHGMRKVDVFVKGPGSGRETAIRSLQATGLEVGSIQDVTPTPHNGCRPPKRRRV